A single genomic interval of Spinacia oleracea cultivar Varoflay chromosome 6, BTI_SOV_V1, whole genome shotgun sequence harbors:
- the LOC110801467 gene encoding uncharacterized protein, with the protein MAKVRAQDDLFMLMDDQQLRKLAILLRNQEEPLSFSINSEPDRVKFLEECNDAYDIVITLLENSTDLRNKHKVEARTNYSKKAAIAADIQDYVKYGINLGLQCIQNCGMRVSVVEKLKTHFDDIAIELNKADSRNVTDLQSLADEVLYYKNSMWEYTINLRSGTSRAHSKAYSDTLKLEGIEFPNLVARHKNRLGYKEEFEFLEEDQKLEVYNSIIEESGRAKMPTIYKRNKQSRATSPGGIATMAVTAGIMAWDIFTAEHKLESALSAGVSLLSGAVSYAVGVAVSSAVGTVVANTQLGILMVSMAGFVVGAVVGILFAAATGAILGAILGTGGKVPPNLDNLKFYSATMPNGMALANEISHGSSHSARDQLCKITKLIPSNK; encoded by the exons ATGGCCAAGGTACGAGCGCAGGACGATCTTTTTATGTTGATGGATGACCAACAACTGCGGAAGCTTGCAATCCTTCTGAGGAACCAAGAAGAGCCGCTGAGTTTTAGCATAAATTCGGAACCTGATCGCGTAAAATTCCTGGAAGAATGCAACGATGCATATGATATAGTGATTACACTACTAGAAAACAGCACTGATTTGCGCAACAAACATAAGGTGGAAGCGAGGACCAACTACAGCAAGAAGGCAGCCATTGCCGCAGATATTCAGGATTATGTCAAGTATGGTATCAACTTGGGACTGCAGTGTATCCAGAACTGCGGTATGCGTGTTTCCGTCGTCGAAAAACTTAAGACGCACTTCGACGACATTGCTATTGAACTTAATAAGGCCGACTCCAGAAACGTAACCGATCTTCAAAGTTTGGCTGACGAAGTATTGTATTACAAGAATTCTATGTGGGAGTACACAATCAACTTGCGAAGTGGCACATCCCGTGCTCACTCCAAGGCTTATTCCGATACACTCAAGCTAGAGGGCATTGAGTTCCCTAACCTTGTTGCCAG GCACAAGAACAGGCTTGGATATAAGgaagaatttgagtttttggAAGAAGACCAAAAGCTTGAG GTATATAATAGCATTATAGAAGAATCAGGGCGTGCAAAGATGCCAACCATTTACAAGAGAAACAAGCAGAGTCGGGCAACATCACCAGGTGGAATTGCAACAATGGCGGTCACAGCAGGCATAATGGCATGGGATATCTTCACAGCTGAACACAAGCTTGAGTCCGCGCTGAGCGCTGGCGTGTCATTGCTGTCAGGAGCAGTCTCTTATGCTGTAGGTGTGGCAGTTAGTTCGGCAGTGGGAACTGTGGTAGCAAATACACAATTAGGCATTCTTATGGTTTCTATGGCTGGGTTTGTGGTTGGTGCTGTTGTTGGCATTCTATTTGCTGCAGCAACTGGTGCAATTCTTGGAGCTATACTAGGGACTGGCGGTAAGGTGCCCCCTAACTTAGATAACCTCAAATTCTATTCAGCTACCATGCCTAATGGCATGGCTCTTGCTAATGAGATCTCACACGGTTCATCCCATTCAGCAAGGGATCAACTGTGTAAGATCACAAAGTTGATCCCgagtaataaataa